A genomic window from Flintibacter sp. KGMB00164 includes:
- the rimM gene encoding ribosome maturation factor RimM (Essential for efficient processing of 16S rRNA), whose translation MKEQYLEVGKVTNVHGLMGEVRVQPWADSPDFLCRFKTLYVDKTHWPIEVERARVHKNMVIIKFHGVTDVNGALAMRNAILYIDRDDANLPKGSFFLADIYGLEVRDAQTDEVLGKVDDILTPPANNVYVVRGGKREIMIPAVDQFVKEINVDEGYMKVALIEGM comes from the coding sequence ATGAAAGAACAGTATTTGGAAGTGGGAAAGGTTACCAACGTCCATGGTTTGATGGGCGAGGTGCGGGTCCAGCCCTGGGCCGACTCCCCCGACTTTCTGTGCCGTTTTAAGACCCTTTATGTGGACAAGACCCACTGGCCCATCGAAGTAGAGCGGGCCCGGGTTCATAAGAATATGGTCATCATCAAGTTCCACGGAGTCACCGATGTAAACGGCGCTCTTGCCATGCGCAACGCCATTCTTTACATCGACCGCGACGACGCCAATCTCCCCAAGGGGAGCTTCTTCCTGGCCGACATCTACGGCCTGGAGGTACGGGATGCTCAGACTGATGAGGTGCTGGGCAAGGTAGATGATATCCTTACTCCCCCCGCCAACAACGTGTATGTGGTGCGGGGCGGCAAGCGGGAAATCATGATCCCGGCCGTGGATCAGTTTGTCAAGGAGATCAACGTGGACGAGGGCTATATGAAAGTGGCCCTCATTGAAGGCATGTAA
- a CDS encoding KH domain-containing protein — translation MKELLTYVARNLVDHPEQVSVTEIDADGETILELRVAPEDTGKVIGRQGRIAKEIRTLIRSVAQRSGKRVSVEIVD, via the coding sequence ATGAAAGAGCTTCTGACCTATGTGGCCCGGAATCTGGTGGATCATCCGGAGCAGGTCTCCGTTACGGAGATCGATGCCGACGGCGAGACCATTCTGGAGCTGCGTGTGGCTCCGGAGGACACCGGCAAGGTGATCGGTCGCCAGGGCCGCATCGCCAAAGAGATCCGCACATTGATTCGCTCCGTGGCCCAGCGGTCCGGTAAGCGCGTCTCGGTGGAGATCGTCGATTAA
- the rpsP gene encoding 30S ribosomal protein S16 encodes MVKIRLRRMGAKKAPFYRIVVADSRYPRDGRFIEEIGTYNPVVNPAELKVDVDRAQAWIKTGAQPTETVRDLLKKAGAL; translated from the coding sequence ATGGTCAAGATCAGACTGCGCCGTATGGGCGCTAAGAAGGCTCCCTTCTACCGTATCGTGGTGGCTGACTCCCGCTATCCCCGTGACGGCCGTTTCATCGAGGAGATCGGCACTTACAATCCCGTCGTCAACCCCGCTGAGCTGAAGGTGGACGTGGACCGCGCCCAGGCCTGGATCAAGACCGGCGCTCAGCCCACTGAGACCGTTCGTGATCTGCTGAAAAAAGCCGGCGCACTCTAA
- the ffh gene encoding signal recognition particle protein, translating into MAFEGLTEKLSAAFKKLRGKGRLSEADVKEAMREIRLALLEADVSYKVVKQFIAQVTEKAVGADVLEALSPAQMIIKIVNQELTDLMGGTSAKLEIASKPPTIVMMVGLQGAGKTTNCAKLAGLIKKQNGKRPLLAACDIYRPAAIKQLEVVGQQLDLPVFQMGQANPVDIAKAAIAHAKEHGNDMVFLDTAGRLHVDEELMDELRAIKAAVEPTEILLVVDAMIGQDAVNAAKAFDDALDIDGVVLTKLDGDARGGAALSIKAVTGKPIKFVGVGEKLDQIEVFHPDRMASRILGMGDMLSLIEKAEQNFDRQKALEMQEKLRKNKFTLTDFYEQMAQIKNMGSLSDLAGMLPGVKASDLEGANMDDGMLKQMEAIILSMTPYERENPSCLNSNRKKRIAAGSGTQVVDVNRLLKQFEMLQLITKQFSGGKMPRNMRKLMGKKGGFPGMGGGMPGLPF; encoded by the coding sequence ATGGCATTTGAAGGACTGACCGAAAAGCTCTCTGCCGCCTTTAAAAAGCTGCGGGGCAAGGGACGGCTGTCCGAGGCCGACGTAAAGGAGGCCATGCGGGAAATCCGTCTGGCTCTGCTGGAGGCCGACGTCAGCTACAAGGTGGTCAAGCAGTTCATTGCCCAGGTCACCGAGAAAGCGGTTGGCGCCGACGTGCTGGAGGCCCTGTCTCCCGCCCAGATGATCATTAAGATTGTCAACCAGGAGCTCACCGACCTGATGGGCGGCACCAGCGCCAAGCTGGAGATCGCCTCCAAGCCCCCCACCATTGTGATGATGGTTGGTCTTCAGGGCGCAGGCAAGACCACTAACTGTGCCAAGCTGGCCGGTCTCATAAAAAAGCAAAACGGCAAGCGGCCTTTGCTGGCCGCCTGTGATATCTACCGCCCCGCCGCCATCAAGCAGTTGGAGGTTGTGGGCCAGCAGCTGGATCTGCCCGTCTTCCAGATGGGCCAGGCCAATCCGGTAGACATTGCCAAGGCCGCCATCGCTCACGCCAAGGAGCACGGCAACGACATGGTGTTTCTGGACACCGCCGGCCGCCTCCATGTGGATGAGGAGCTGATGGACGAGCTGCGTGCCATCAAGGCCGCTGTGGAGCCCACCGAGATCCTCTTGGTGGTGGACGCCATGATCGGTCAGGACGCAGTGAATGCCGCCAAGGCTTTCGACGACGCCCTGGACATTGACGGTGTGGTGCTCACCAAGCTGGACGGCGACGCCCGAGGCGGTGCCGCTCTCTCTATCAAGGCAGTCACCGGCAAGCCCATCAAATTTGTGGGCGTGGGTGAGAAGCTGGACCAGATTGAGGTCTTCCACCCCGACCGAATGGCCAGCCGAATCCTGGGCATGGGCGATATGCTCTCCCTCATTGAGAAGGCAGAGCAGAACTTCGATCGCCAGAAAGCCCTGGAGATGCAGGAAAAGCTGCGGAAAAACAAGTTTACTCTCACTGATTTCTATGAGCAGATGGCTCAGATCAAAAATATGGGCTCTCTCAGCGACCTGGCCGGGATGCTCCCCGGCGTGAAGGCCTCCGACCTGGAGGGAGCCAACATGGATGACGGTATGCTCAAGCAGATGGAAGCCATCATCCTGTCCATGACCCCCTACGAGCGGGAAAACCCCAGCTGTCTCAACTCCAACCGGAAAAAGCGCATTGCCGCCGGCTCCGGCACTCAGGTGGTGGATGTAAACCGTCTGCTCAAGCAGTTTGAGATGCTCCAGCTCATCACCAAGCAGTTCTCCGGCGGAAAAATGCCCCGGAACATGCGCAAGCTGATGGGCAAAAAGGGCGGTTTCCCCGGAATGGGCGGCGGAATGCCCGGCCTGCCCTTCTAA
- the ylxM gene encoding YlxM family DNA-binding protein — protein MKSQAYRMALLYDFYGDVLTERQKEFYDLYYNEDLSLAEIAENNGITRQGVRDVIVRAEGILTDLEDKTGLIKRFHAMQKQLQEIEQAAGEILERSHRYDDPQLEALAVKIQDIAKLMEKE, from the coding sequence TTGAAGAGTCAGGCATACCGTATGGCTCTGCTGTACGACTTTTACGGCGATGTGCTCACCGAGCGCCAGAAGGAATTTTATGACCTCTACTACAACGAGGACCTCTCTCTGGCTGAGATCGCGGAAAACAACGGCATCACCCGCCAGGGTGTGCGGGATGTGATCGTCCGGGCGGAGGGTATCCTCACCGACCTGGAAGACAAGACCGGTCTCATCAAGCGCTTCCATGCCATGCAAAAGCAGCTGCAGGAAATCGAGCAGGCTGCCGGCGAAATTCTGGAGCGCTCCCATCGCTACGACGACCCCCAGCTGGAGGCCCTGGCTGTGAAGATCCAGGACATTGCCAAGCTGATGGAGAAGGAGTAA
- a CDS encoding pitrilysin family protein, giving the protein MSEVTRRELMPGVWLRSIHTGKFKSAYLSVTLLTPLEAETASENALIPAVLRQGTADHPDLESLSAALDELYGGAIEPVVRKKGETQCVGFVASFLDDAYTLEGETVLEGAAALLGELLLRPYTQNGCFCPDYVRGEKENLIARIRGQMNDKRRYATHRLVEEMCREEAFGVDKLGDVAHVETITSQSLWERYQTLLASAQIELYYCGSAKPERVEQAMRQALAGLPQARERLCPECEVALHAGTEPRYVEDRLDVTQGKLAMGFRTGGITCWEEDYPALTVLNALFGGTTMSRLFLNVREKLSLCYYASSTLEKMKGLLLVSSGIEFDKYDTARKEILAQLESIRRGEIEDWELEGTRSILINGHRSTLDDQGRLEEFWLGQSAAGLDIGIEELVEGIRRVTREQVAAAAQKLELDTIYFLRGREG; this is encoded by the coding sequence ATGAGTGAAGTAACACGGCGGGAGCTGATGCCCGGAGTGTGGCTGCGGAGCATCCACACGGGCAAGTTCAAAAGTGCCTACCTGTCGGTGACCCTATTGACCCCTCTGGAGGCGGAGACGGCCTCGGAGAACGCCCTGATCCCTGCGGTGCTGCGCCAGGGTACGGCGGACCACCCCGACCTGGAGTCCTTGTCTGCGGCTCTGGACGAGCTGTACGGCGGCGCCATCGAGCCGGTGGTGCGGAAAAAGGGCGAGACCCAGTGCGTGGGTTTTGTGGCCAGCTTCCTGGATGACGCCTATACCCTGGAGGGAGAGACGGTTCTGGAGGGGGCGGCGGCCCTGCTGGGAGAGCTGCTGCTGCGGCCCTATACCCAGAACGGCTGTTTCTGCCCGGATTATGTCCGGGGAGAAAAGGAGAACCTCATTGCCCGAATTCGGGGTCAGATGAATGATAAGCGCCGCTATGCCACCCACCGTCTGGTGGAGGAGATGTGCCGGGAGGAGGCCTTCGGGGTCGACAAGCTGGGCGACGTGGCCCACGTGGAGACCATCACCTCCCAGAGCCTGTGGGAGCGGTATCAAACCCTGCTCGCCTCGGCCCAAATTGAGCTCTACTACTGCGGCTCCGCCAAGCCGGAGCGGGTGGAGCAGGCCATGCGCCAGGCTCTGGCCGGACTGCCGCAGGCGCGGGAGCGTTTGTGTCCGGAGTGTGAGGTAGCCCTCCATGCGGGTACAGAGCCCCGGTATGTGGAGGATCGGCTGGACGTGACCCAGGGCAAGCTGGCCATGGGCTTCCGTACCGGCGGTATTACCTGCTGGGAGGAGGACTACCCCGCCTTGACCGTCCTGAACGCCCTGTTCGGCGGCACCACCATGTCCCGGCTGTTTTTAAATGTAAGAGAGAAGCTGTCTCTCTGTTACTATGCCAGCTCCACCCTGGAGAAGATGAAGGGGTTGCTGCTGGTGTCCTCGGGCATCGAGTTTGATAAGTACGACACCGCCCGGAAGGAGATCCTGGCTCAGCTGGAGTCCATCCGCCGGGGAGAGATCGAAGACTGGGAGCTGGAGGGGACCCGCAGCATCCTGATAAACGGTCACCGCAGCACCCTGGACGACCAGGGGCGGCTGGAAGAGTTCTGGCTGGGCCAGAGCGCGGCAGGTCTGGATATCGGCATCGAGGAGCTGGTGGAGGGTATCCGCCGGGTCACCCGGGAGCAGGTAGCCGCCGCAGCGCAAAAGCTGGAACTGGACACCATTTATTTCCTGAGAGGACGGGAGGGCTGA
- a CDS encoding pitrilysin family protein: MEQLTFDRVGERMYREKLENGLTVCVFPKPEFQKGYAFFATNYGGMDVRFCLDGVWTDSPAGVAHYLEHKMFDTKEGNALQDLAANGASPNAFTSSAITGYYFESTEKFEENLRILLSFVSQPWFTQESVDKERGIIGQEIGMIQDNPDWKVFTNLMAALYQHHPIRLSVAGSVESIAEITPETLYACHKAFYDPANMVLCVAGPVEAEKICDIAREILPKEAGPIAGRDYGPQEPEQVAQPLIQETMEVSIPIFQLGYKGDAPQRGEAGARQELLGELACEALLGNSTPLYARLYREGLINRNFSYGYEAVPGAAFLAAGGESKDPEAVRQAVQQEAERIVREGVDPDLWRRIKKGSYGGKVRSLNSFENLCVGQAQSFFAGSDLLDFPRLFDTVEKADVENLIARWVTPGRTALSVVRPGEEEAK, encoded by the coding sequence ATGGAACAGCTGACATTTGACCGGGTAGGGGAGCGGATGTACCGCGAAAAGCTGGAAAACGGCCTGACCGTGTGTGTCTTCCCCAAGCCGGAGTTTCAAAAGGGCTATGCCTTCTTTGCCACCAACTACGGGGGCATGGATGTGCGCTTCTGCCTGGACGGGGTGTGGACAGACAGCCCCGCCGGAGTGGCCCACTATCTGGAGCACAAGATGTTTGACACCAAGGAGGGCAATGCTCTCCAGGATCTGGCGGCCAACGGAGCCAGCCCCAACGCGTTTACCTCCAGCGCCATTACCGGATACTATTTTGAATCCACCGAGAAGTTTGAGGAAAATCTGCGTATCCTTCTCTCCTTTGTCTCCCAACCCTGGTTTACCCAGGAGAGTGTGGACAAGGAGCGGGGCATCATCGGCCAGGAGATCGGTATGATCCAGGACAACCCGGACTGGAAGGTGTTCACCAACCTGATGGCCGCCCTGTATCAGCACCACCCCATCCGCCTGAGCGTGGCGGGTAGTGTGGAGTCCATCGCTGAGATCACTCCCGAGACCCTTTACGCCTGCCATAAGGCTTTCTACGACCCGGCCAATATGGTCCTGTGCGTGGCAGGTCCCGTGGAGGCGGAAAAAATCTGCGACATTGCCCGGGAGATTCTGCCCAAAGAAGCGGGACCTATTGCCGGACGGGATTACGGTCCTCAGGAACCGGAGCAGGTGGCGCAGCCTTTGATCCAAGAGACCATGGAGGTGTCCATCCCCATCTTCCAGCTGGGCTATAAGGGCGATGCCCCCCAGCGGGGCGAGGCAGGCGCTCGGCAGGAGCTGCTGGGTGAGTTGGCCTGCGAGGCTCTGCTGGGCAACTCCACCCCCTTGTATGCCCGGCTCTACCGGGAGGGGCTCATTAACCGCAATTTCTCCTACGGCTACGAGGCGGTGCCCGGCGCGGCCTTCCTGGCTGCCGGAGGCGAGTCCAAGGACCCGGAGGCGGTGCGCCAAGCGGTGCAGCAGGAGGCGGAACGTATCGTTCGGGAGGGAGTAGACCCTGACCTGTGGCGGCGTATCAAAAAGGGCAGCTACGGCGGCAAGGTGCGCAGCCTCAATTCTTTTGAAAACCTGTGCGTAGGTCAGGCCCAGAGCTTTTTTGCCGGGTCCGATCTGCTGGATTTCCCCCGCCTGTTTGACACCGTTGAAAAGGCAGATGTGGAAAACCTGATTGCCCGCTGGGTGACGCCGGGGCGCACGGCCCTGTCGGTGGTCCGTCCGGGAGAGGAGGAAGCGAAATGA
- the lgt gene encoding prolipoprotein diacylglyceryl transferase: MTHVVTFPGLGLEFTLNRVAFTIPIIDRPVYWYGIIIVSGLLLAVYLCMRWAPRFGIVPDHILDMMLFAVPAALVAIRAYYVIFNLSLYQREDGSLDWAAILRYSDGGLAIYGAIISSVIVLLIFCKVRKINFLAFADVGVHGLFIGQLIGRWGNFMNVEAYGSATTLPWRMCSESIAAEMFSKGYVDQADYEAILSGTLGVHPTFFYESAWNFVGLILVYFLGKKWRRYDGECFLFYLAWYGLGRAWIEGLRTDSLYLFVGSSIRVSQLVAAVCFVVAGGILLYNRFRPHDKNNLYVNRLKAQQEQAEETKED; this comes from the coding sequence ATGACCCATGTAGTGACCTTCCCCGGTCTGGGACTGGAGTTTACCCTGAACCGGGTGGCCTTTACCATCCCGATTATTGACCGCCCTGTCTACTGGTACGGAATTATCATCGTATCCGGATTGCTGTTGGCCGTCTACCTGTGTATGCGGTGGGCGCCTCGGTTCGGTATTGTGCCCGACCACATTCTGGACATGATGCTCTTTGCCGTTCCGGCGGCCCTGGTGGCCATCCGGGCCTACTATGTGATCTTCAACCTGAGCCTATACCAGCGGGAGGATGGCTCTCTGGACTGGGCGGCCATCCTGCGTTACAGTGATGGTGGCTTGGCGATCTACGGAGCCATTATTTCCTCGGTTATCGTCCTGCTCATTTTCTGTAAGGTACGGAAAATCAATTTCCTGGCCTTTGCCGATGTTGGCGTCCACGGCCTGTTCATTGGCCAGCTCATCGGCCGGTGGGGCAACTTTATGAATGTGGAGGCCTATGGCAGCGCGACCACGCTGCCCTGGCGGATGTGCTCTGAGTCCATTGCTGCAGAGATGTTTTCCAAGGGCTATGTGGACCAGGCGGACTATGAGGCAATTCTCAGCGGCACGCTGGGTGTCCACCCAACCTTTTTCTACGAGTCGGCCTGGAACTTTGTAGGCCTTATCCTGGTGTATTTCCTGGGGAAAAAGTGGCGGCGCTACGACGGAGAGTGCTTCCTGTTCTACCTGGCCTGGTACGGTCTGGGCCGGGCCTGGATCGAAGGCCTGCGTACTGACAGCCTTTACCTGTTTGTAGGCAGCTCCATCCGGGTATCTCAGCTGGTGGCGGCGGTTTGCTTTGTGGTGGCAGGCGGAATCCTGCTGTACAACCGCTTCCGCCCCCACGACAAGAACAATCTTTACGTAAACCGCCTTAAGGCTCAGCAGGAGCAGGCGGAAGAGACAAAGGAGGACTGA
- the folD gene encoding bifunctional methylenetetrahydrofolate dehydrogenase/methenyltetrahydrofolate cyclohydrolase FolD, translated as MAAIHMDGKALAAKVKEEVAAQVAGMERKPGLAVVLVGDNPASRVYVNGKKKDCAECGIYSEEYAIPAETTQQELLELVETLNGREDIDGILVQLPLPKHLNEKEVLLAIRPDKDVDCFHPFNVGQLMIGEQGFQPCTPAGVMRMLKEYGIDPAGKHCVIVGRSNIVGKPQAMLMLRENATVTVCHTKTPDLKAECLRADILVAAAGRVGLITGDMVKEGAVVVDVAMNRNEAGKLCGDVVFEEAAQRASYITPVPGGVGPMTRAMLMENTLYAAKQHGKQ; from the coding sequence ATGGCGGCCATTCATATGGACGGCAAGGCCTTGGCGGCCAAGGTGAAGGAGGAAGTAGCGGCCCAGGTGGCGGGCATGGAGCGCAAGCCCGGCCTGGCTGTGGTGCTGGTGGGAGATAACCCCGCCTCCCGTGTGTACGTAAACGGAAAGAAGAAGGACTGCGCCGAGTGCGGCATTTACAGCGAGGAGTATGCTATCCCCGCGGAAACCACCCAGCAGGAGCTGCTGGAACTGGTGGAGACCCTCAATGGCCGGGAGGACATTGACGGCATCCTGGTCCAGCTGCCTTTGCCCAAGCACCTCAACGAGAAAGAAGTGCTGCTGGCCATCCGTCCCGACAAGGATGTGGACTGCTTCCATCCCTTCAATGTGGGGCAGTTGATGATCGGCGAGCAGGGCTTCCAGCCCTGCACCCCTGCGGGCGTCATGCGCATGCTGAAGGAGTACGGCATTGACCCTGCGGGCAAGCACTGCGTGATCGTGGGCCGCTCCAACATTGTGGGCAAGCCCCAGGCCATGCTGATGCTGCGGGAGAATGCCACCGTTACCGTCTGCCACACCAAGACCCCCGACCTGAAGGCGGAGTGCCTGCGGGCGGATATCTTGGTGGCAGCGGCAGGCCGGGTAGGCCTCATCACCGGCGACATGGTGAAGGAGGGGGCCGTGGTCGTAGACGTGGCCATGAACCGCAATGAGGCGGGGAAGCTGTGCGGCGATGTGGTCTTTGAGGAAGCTGCCCAGCGGGCCTCCTACATCACCCCCGTTCCCGGCGGCGTTGGTCCCATGACCCGGGCCATGCTGATGGAGAACACCCTGTACGCGGCGAAACAGCACGGAAAACAGTAA
- a CDS encoding stage III sporulation protein AB: MRMDNGQAYRQASQVLPLSLRGEALDLPEDKQGRAEELRLRIGHPMTAVFPQGELPLGTNPVTGRDLEHLLELASRASVHTVADQLRRGYLTVEGGHRVGLCGTPVLRDGQIHGLGRLSSAAIRVARQVTGAAAPVAQKLLGQSGAFCSTLILAPPGAGKTTLLRDLIRMVSHGEGMVPQRVAVADERGEVAALWNGVPQLDVGERTDVLEGCLKAQALMMLLRAMNPQVLAADEITAPEDVAALISAAGCGVKLLATAHGSAREDLARRPLYRELMAAKVFERLLLIETKNGRRSYRVEVLE; the protein is encoded by the coding sequence ATGAGAATGGACAACGGTCAGGCCTACCGGCAAGCGTCCCAGGTATTGCCTCTGTCTCTGCGGGGGGAGGCTCTTGATCTTCCGGAGGACAAGCAGGGCAGAGCGGAGGAGCTTCGTCTGCGAATAGGACATCCCATGACGGCGGTGTTTCCACAGGGAGAACTGCCTCTGGGGACAAACCCGGTGACTGGCCGGGATCTGGAGCATTTGCTGGAGCTGGCCAGCCGGGCCTCCGTCCATACGGTGGCTGACCAGCTCCGTCGGGGCTACCTGACTGTAGAAGGGGGACACCGGGTGGGATTGTGCGGCACACCGGTACTGCGGGACGGCCAGATCCACGGCCTGGGGCGGCTGTCCTCGGCGGCCATCCGGGTGGCTCGGCAGGTAACCGGAGCGGCGGCGCCGGTAGCACAAAAGCTGCTGGGACAGAGTGGAGCGTTTTGCAGCACCTTGATCCTGGCACCCCCGGGGGCGGGCAAGACGACCTTGCTCCGGGATCTCATCCGCATGGTTTCCCACGGAGAGGGGATGGTCCCTCAGCGGGTGGCGGTGGCGGATGAACGGGGGGAAGTGGCCGCCCTGTGGAACGGAGTGCCTCAGCTGGATGTGGGGGAACGCACCGATGTGCTGGAGGGATGCCTCAAGGCTCAGGCTCTGATGATGCTGCTGCGGGCCATGAACCCCCAGGTGCTGGCGGCAGACGAGATCACCGCTCCGGAGGACGTGGCCGCCCTCATTTCCGCGGCGGGGTGTGGAGTGAAGCTGTTGGCTACCGCCCACGGAAGTGCCCGGGAGGATCTGGCCCGCCGTCCTCTGTATCGGGAGCTAATGGCGGCCAAGGTGTTTGAGCGGTTGCTCCTGATTGAGACAAAGAACGGGCGGCGAAGTTACCGGGTGGAGGTGCTGGAGTAG
- a CDS encoding stage III sporulation protein AB, translating to MWKLVGAVLVAAGSGWLGLSAAAGLTRRLRAVQSVIVGLELMERELWERGAALPELMAALAQRCSQPAAGFFQRCAEGCARLDQVPFGESWRQAVDELALLSLDSRAALLPLGEVLGRYEADSQRQALEHARQALEREEQRAQEERRRLGRVYQALGLSGGAFLVILLL from the coding sequence ATGTGGAAGCTGGTGGGAGCGGTGCTGGTGGCAGCGGGCAGCGGCTGGCTGGGACTGAGCGCGGCGGCGGGGCTGACAAGACGTCTGCGGGCGGTGCAGTCTGTGATTGTGGGGCTGGAGCTCATGGAGCGGGAGCTATGGGAGCGGGGGGCGGCTCTGCCGGAGCTGATGGCCGCTCTGGCGCAGAGGTGTTCCCAGCCGGCGGCCGGCTTTTTCCAACGGTGCGCCGAAGGTTGTGCCAGGCTGGACCAGGTTCCTTTTGGGGAGAGCTGGCGGCAGGCGGTGGACGAACTGGCACTTCTTTCCCTGGATAGTCGGGCTGCTCTGCTGCCTCTGGGGGAAGTGTTAGGCCGGTACGAGGCGGACAGTCAGCGGCAGGCTCTGGAACACGCCAGGCAGGCCTTGGAGCGGGAGGAGCAGCGCGCTCAGGAGGAGCGGCGGCGTCTGGGCCGGGTCTATCAGGCCTTGGGATTGTCCGGCGGCGCGTTTCTTGTGATTTTGCTGCTGTAA
- the spoIIIAC gene encoding stage III sporulation protein AC — protein MDVDMIFRIAAIGILVAVLNQVLSRAGRDEQAMMTTLAGLVVVLMMVVQEIADLFALVKTLFQL, from the coding sequence ATGGATGTGGATATGATCTTTCGAATTGCCGCCATCGGTATTCTGGTGGCGGTACTCAATCAGGTGCTGAGCCGGGCGGGGCGGGACGAGCAGGCCATGATGACCACCTTGGCGGGGCTGGTGGTGGTGCTGATGATGGTGGTGCAGGAGATCGCTGATCTGTTTGCCCTGGTCAAAACTCTGTTTCAGCTATGA
- a CDS encoding stage III sporulation AC/AD family protein encodes MIKVAAGAVTAAVCATVVRRGTPELGFLLALAAGIWVLWTVADSLKLVTDWMKWLCELAGLEDWLIEPVFKTVVLSILTRLTAEVCKSAGENGVAAFVETAGTILALAVSLPLVGGVLKMMEGMLM; translated from the coding sequence ATGATCAAGGTAGCCGCCGGAGCGGTGACCGCCGCTGTGTGTGCCACGGTGGTACGCCGGGGCACGCCGGAGCTTGGGTTTTTGCTGGCGCTGGCGGCAGGAATTTGGGTGCTGTGGACGGTGGCTGACAGCCTGAAGCTGGTGACGGATTGGATGAAATGGCTGTGTGAGCTGGCAGGGCTGGAGGACTGGTTAATTGAGCCAGTCTTTAAAACGGTGGTTCTGTCCATCCTCACCCGGCTGACCGCAGAGGTGTGCAAAAGCGCGGGGGAGAACGGTGTGGCCGCCTTTGTGGAGACGGCGGGAACCATTTTAGCCCTGGCAGTCTCTCTGCCTCTGGTGGGAGGAGTACTGAAGATGATGGAGGGGATGCTGATGTGA
- a CDS encoding stage III sporulation protein AE, with protein sequence MKARILALLVLLPLTVLPVCGVDLSFSQADQVLESAQDYGVSTDGGLGQGVQNLLEAAVDQLGGLLRHSLGTALKLLAVVLLCGLAQGLEEDKPVGLGAVELAGALAITALTVSDMTTMVGLGRETISKMGDFADLILPAMATLTAATGSVTGAAVRQGVTVLFSDLLITAVDSLLVPLVYAYIALSCAQAALGNGGLGKLAGLVRGTAVFFLTAMLLAFTGYLTASGAIAGSVDAAVVKTARMTISRAVPVVGGILSDAAESALASTSVLRGTVGVAGMLVVLAICLTPFLQLALHYLAYKLAAALAGTVDHSRLGALMDSIGGAFGLLLGMTGSCALMLLLSIVSAVSAVAP encoded by the coding sequence GTGAAGGCGCGGATCTTGGCTTTGTTGGTACTGCTGCCTCTGACCGTGCTTCCGGTATGCGGCGTGGATCTCTCCTTTTCTCAGGCCGACCAGGTACTGGAGAGCGCCCAGGATTATGGCGTGTCCACGGACGGAGGACTGGGCCAGGGGGTACAGAATCTGCTGGAAGCGGCAGTGGATCAGTTGGGTGGATTGCTGCGCCACAGTCTGGGCACTGCATTGAAGCTGCTGGCGGTGGTACTACTGTGCGGCCTGGCGCAGGGGCTGGAAGAGGACAAGCCTGTGGGACTGGGAGCGGTGGAACTGGCGGGAGCGCTGGCTATCACCGCTCTGACGGTGAGTGATATGACAACCATGGTGGGATTGGGGCGGGAAACTATCTCCAAGATGGGGGACTTTGCTGACCTCATTCTCCCCGCCATGGCTACGCTCACCGCCGCCACCGGCTCGGTGACTGGGGCGGCCGTGCGACAGGGGGTGACGGTCCTCTTCTCCGACCTGCTCATCACTGCCGTGGACAGCCTCTTGGTGCCGTTGGTGTACGCCTACATCGCTCTGTCCTGTGCCCAGGCCGCGTTGGGCAACGGGGGTCTGGGTAAGCTGGCGGGGCTGGTGCGCGGGACGGCGGTCTTTTTCCTCACCGCCATGCTGTTGGCCTTTACTGGTTATCTCACCGCCAGCGGGGCCATCGCCGGGTCGGTAGACGCGGCGGTGGTAAAGACCGCCCGCATGACCATCTCCCGGGCGGTGCCTGTGGTGGGAGGTATCCTCTCTGATGCGGCGGAAAGCGCTCTGGCCAGCACCAGTGTACTGCGGGGGACGGTGGGCGTGGCAGGGATGCTGGTGGTGCTGGCCATCTGCCTGACTCCATTTTTGCAGCTGGCCCTCCACTACTTGGCCTATAAGCTGGCTGCCGCCCTGGCTGGGACAGTGGATCACTCCCGGTTGGGCGCTCTGATGGACAGCATCGGCGGGGCCTTTGGTTTGCTGCTGGGCATGACGGGCAGCTGTGCCCTCATGTTGCTTTTGAGCATTGTGTCCGCCGTCTCGGCGGTAGCGCCATGA